In Candidatus Hydrogenedentota bacterium, the following proteins share a genomic window:
- the pfkA gene encoding 6-phosphofructokinase has product MKRIGVMTSGGDSPGMNAAVRAVVRAGVANGLEVFGIERGYQGMIDGDIFPMNARSVSGIVNRGGTILKTARCKAFMEPEGRARAAAQLAEKGIEGIVVIGGDGSYRGAEALHAEHGIRCVGLPGTIDNDIGGTQYTIGFDTALNIAMEALDRIHDTAESHDRVFFVEVMGRHSGFIAIMSSIAGGAEEVLTPEEPTDLEALAARMRGCRERGKTSMIVVVAEGDDAGNAVEIARRIADISEFKDARATVLGHLQRGGSPTAFDRVLASRMGVRAVEALIEGQSGVMVGIENQQMVVRPLSDSWALKSAFDPDLLRVSRILGT; this is encoded by the coding sequence ATGAAACGGATAGGCGTGATGACCAGCGGCGGCGACTCACCGGGGATGAACGCCGCCGTGCGCGCCGTGGTGCGCGCGGGCGTGGCAAACGGCCTGGAGGTCTTCGGCATAGAGCGCGGTTATCAGGGGATGATTGACGGGGACATCTTTCCCATGAACGCCCGCTCGGTGAGCGGCATCGTCAACCGTGGCGGCACCATTCTGAAGACCGCCCGCTGCAAAGCCTTCATGGAGCCGGAGGGCCGCGCCAGGGCCGCCGCGCAACTCGCGGAAAAGGGCATCGAGGGCATCGTGGTCATCGGCGGGGACGGCTCGTACAGGGGCGCGGAGGCGCTCCACGCCGAACACGGCATCCGCTGTGTGGGACTGCCCGGCACCATAGACAACGACATCGGCGGCACGCAGTACACCATCGGCTTTGACACGGCGCTGAACATCGCCATGGAGGCGCTCGACCGCATCCACGACACGGCGGAGTCGCATGACCGGGTCTTCTTCGTCGAGGTCATGGGGCGCCACAGCGGTTTTATCGCCATCATGAGCAGCATCGCGGGCGGCGCGGAGGAGGTGCTCACCCCGGAGGAGCCCACGGACCTGGAGGCGCTGGCCGCCCGGATGCGCGGCTGCCGCGAGCGCGGCAAAACCTCCATGATTGTCGTGGTCGCCGAGGGGGACGACGCGGGCAACGCCGTGGAAATCGCCCGGCGGATAGCCGATATCTCCGAGTTCAAAGACGCGCGCGCCACCGTCCTCGGGCATTTGCAGCGGGGCGGAAGCCCCACCGCCTTCGACCGCGTCCTCGCCAGCCGCATGGGTGTGCGCGCCGTGGAGGCGCTCATCGAGGGCCAAAGCGGCGTGATGGTCGGCATCGAGAACCAGCAGATGGTGGTGCGGCCCCTAAGCGACTCCTGGGCGCTCAAGTCCGCCTTCGATCCGGACCTGCTCCGCGTGAGCCGCATCCTCGGAACCTGA
- a CDS encoding cellulase family glycosylhydrolase has protein sequence MSKTCLHVFCVVAVLCCMAPLSAELPGRLSVSGDRIVDDAGRTVILRGMNVGSKSQRDGHLSWQTPEDYHNLRRWGMTAIRYMIFWGAVEPKPGVYDEEYLRGVDERIAWARDAGLHVILDMHQDLWGFAVPGGNGMPDWATLDDGQPHKTIGGAWSTAYFVSPKVHRAFDNFWANAPGPDGVGLQDRFALAWRHVAERYRDDPTVIGFDILNEPFIGSEIRRVAVDLWRAFPDIFMDADMPKSAGEFFASLKEEPYPGWFNRAMDEPKRHEHALSVIAPTLHAFEREKMMPMYRRVHAAVREVHPAGIFFLEPCVLANVGTPSAVEPLTDAAGMRDPLQAYMPHFYDITVDTSLAHAPSENRLNVMMRNREAEAKRMGMPLLIGEWGAFYGNRNCGDAGRLMGEMLTRSTVGDFYWEYHKGMAGTSYFESLDRPSAVAVGGVPERISLERDNAAFVLEWTESPEVTAPTLVHLPDAWRGGKVQIEPAGPGHRFEPESRFTDTVRLVIPPAGNGARRVLTVTR, from the coding sequence ATGTCCAAGACCTGTCTGCACGTGTTTTGTGTTGTTGCCGTCCTGTGTTGCATGGCGCCGTTGTCGGCGGAGCTTCCGGGACGGCTTTCCGTTTCCGGGGACCGGATTGTGGACGATGCGGGCCGCACGGTCATCCTGCGGGGGATGAACGTGGGCAGCAAGTCGCAGCGGGACGGGCACCTCTCCTGGCAGACGCCGGAGGACTACCACAACCTGCGGCGATGGGGGATGACGGCCATCCGCTACATGATTTTCTGGGGCGCGGTGGAGCCGAAACCGGGGGTCTATGACGAGGAGTACCTGCGCGGGGTGGACGAGCGCATCGCCTGGGCGCGGGATGCGGGGCTGCATGTGATTCTGGACATGCACCAAGACCTGTGGGGTTTCGCCGTGCCGGGGGGCAACGGCATGCCGGACTGGGCCACGCTGGACGACGGTCAGCCGCACAAGACCATCGGCGGCGCGTGGAGCACGGCGTATTTTGTCAGTCCGAAGGTCCACCGGGCCTTTGACAATTTCTGGGCGAACGCGCCCGGCCCGGACGGGGTGGGCCTGCAGGACCGATTCGCACTGGCGTGGCGGCATGTGGCGGAGCGGTACCGGGACGACCCGACGGTGATCGGTTTTGACATCCTCAACGAGCCGTTCATCGGCTCGGAAATCCGCCGGGTTGCGGTGGACCTGTGGCGGGCATTTCCGGACATTTTCATGGACGCGGACATGCCGAAGTCGGCGGGGGAGTTCTTTGCAAGCCTCAAGGAGGAGCCCTACCCCGGCTGGTTTAACCGGGCCATGGACGAGCCCAAACGGCATGAGCACGCCCTTTCGGTCATTGCGCCGACGCTGCACGCCTTCGAGCGGGAGAAAATGATGCCCATGTACCGGCGGGTGCATGCTGCGGTGAGGGAGGTTCATCCCGCGGGCATCTTCTTCCTGGAGCCCTGCGTGCTGGCGAACGTGGGCACGCCCTCCGCCGTCGAGCCCCTGACCGACGCCGCGGGCATGCGCGACCCGCTCCAGGCGTACATGCCCCATTTCTATGACATCACGGTGGACACCAGCCTGGCCCATGCGCCCAGCGAGAACCGGCTGAACGTGATGATGCGGAACCGCGAGGCCGAGGCAAAACGGATGGGCATGCCCCTGCTCATCGGGGAATGGGGGGCCTTCTACGGCAACCGGAACTGCGGGGACGCGGGCCGGCTGATGGGCGAGATGCTGACCCGCTCCACCGTTGGCGACTTCTACTGGGAATACCACAAGGGCATGGCGGGCACATCGTATTTTGAGTCGCTGGACCGTCCCTCGGCGGTGGCCGTGGGCGGCGTGCCGGAGCGGATTTCCTTGGAGCGCGACAACGCCGCCTTTGTTCTGGAGTGGACGGAGTCCCCGGAGGTCACCGCGCCCACCCTGGTCCACCTGCCCGATGCGTGGCGTGGCGGGAAAGTTCAGATTGAACCCGCCGGGCCGGGCCACCGGTTCGAGCCGGAGAGCCGTTTCACTGACACGGTGCGTCTGGTTATTCCCCCCGCCGGAAACGGCGCGCGGCGCGTGCTGACCGTGACCCGTTAA